The Thunnus thynnus chromosome 2, fThuThy2.1, whole genome shotgun sequence genome includes a region encoding these proteins:
- the znf703 gene encoding zinc finger protein 703, producing MRDPPGGLEPLLRSQSPERSAADASGDPYRIGAKTRSVSTPTFCSSPSDPSRQAKRLPIRIVKMLTAHSGHLLHPEYLQPLTSAPVSIELDAKKSPLALLAQTCSQIGKPDPPSSSKLASISSGSLGDKESSSRSSKPGEQHQSLEDKSSFKPYSKSSGDCRKDVLVTKGPSEKAFRVPNGSSSSGSASCPSFPPHSRSPSSSSPPLHTQSQPHRQSHSPSTQPPPHSQSQHMDNKPASSEQASSDSNNNSAGKKDSEVAKSGMDGAQLANSSHIRASSNSSNASSASSPRPESKADPQASSQPGLGSGHIAPVSPFKPGHSVFPLPPATMGYHGSIVGAYAGYPSQFVPGLDHTKSSLGLGLAGKHPSSSPLTGASPPSLMQGLCRDPYCLTYPNAPHLGGSNCSTCVHDPSSLKSGFPLVYPSHHLHSLHPSSLSSSTTPSLSHPLYTYGFMLPNEPLPHACNWVSVGGPCDKRFATSEELLAHLRTHTALPGMVDSKLLSAYPSSVSSTASCHLHLPPPSSPGTLPSSFSLRGSPGLGLARYHPYGKSHLHGAPGLPMPSLPSSSAYYSPYALYSQRLGSASALGYQ from the exons ATGAGAGATCCCCCCGGTGGACTTGAACCGCTTTTACGCAGCCAGTCTCCGGAGCGCAGCGCCGCCGACGCCAGCGGTGATCCATACCGGATTGGAGCGAAGACACGGTCCGTTTCCACACCCACGTTTTGCTCTTCTCCCTCGGATCCTTCTCGACAGGCTAAAAGGCTACCCATCCGGATCGTAAAGATGTTGACGGCGCACAGCGGCCACTTGCTGCACCCGGAGTATCTCCAGCCCCTCACATCCGCGCCAGTCAGCATTGAA CTTGATGCCAAGAAGAGTCCTTTGGCTCTGCTGGCCCAGACCTGCTCTCAAATTGGCAAACCAgaccctccctcctcttccaagcTGGCCTCCATATCCTCAGGCAGTCTGGGAGACAAGGAGTCCTCCAGTCGATCCTCCAAGCCTGGAGAGCAGCACCAATCCCTGGAGGACAAGTCCAGCTTCAAGCCTTACTCCAAATCATCAGGCGACTGTCGTAAGGACGTTCTAGTGACAAAGGGGCCTTCAGAGAAAGCTTTCAGAGTGCCAAATGGAAGCTCCAGCAGTGGCAGTGCTTCATGTCCTTCTTTTCCTCCCCATTCCCGGTCACCCAGCTCCAGCTCCCCTCCCCTGCACACTCAGAGCCAGCCCCACAGACAAAGCCATTCCCCCTCCACGCAGCCGCCGCCACACTCCCAGTCCCAACACATGGACAACAAACCAGCGAGCTCAGAGCAGGCCAGCTCGGACAGTAACAACAACAGTGCTGGTAAAAAAGACTCAGAGGTAGCTAAGTCAGGGATGGACGGGGCTCAGTTAGCCAACTCCAGCCACATACGGGCCAGCTCCAACTCCAGCAATGCCAGCTCTGCCAGCAGCCCACGGCCAGAGAGCAAGGCCGACCCGCAGGCCTCTTCACAGCCTGGTCTGGGCTCCGGGCACATCGCCCCCGTATCCCCTTTTAAACCAGGACATTCTGTCTTCCCCTTGCCTCCTGCTACTATGGGCTACCACGGTTCCATTGTGGGGGCCTATGCGGGCTACCCCTCTCAGTTTGTTCCTGGCTTGGACCATACCAAGTCTAGTTTGGGGTTAGGACTTGCAGGAAAGCACCCCAGTTCTAGCCCGCTCACTGGAGCCTCTCCTCCATCCCTGATGCAGGGCTTATGTCGGGACCCGTACTGTCTGACTTACCCCAATGCACCCCACCTAGGAGGTAGTAACTGCTCCACCTGTGTCCATGATCCCTCCAGCCTAAAGTCTGGTTTCCCCCTGGTTTACCCCTCACACCACCTCCACTCCCTGCACCCCAGCTCCCTGTCCTCCAGCaccaccccctccctctcccaccCCCTTTACACCTATGGTTTCATGCTCCCCAATGAACCGCTGCCACACGCCTGTAACTGGGTGTCTGTTGGAGGCCCGTGTGACAAGCGTTTTGCCACATCTGAGGAGCTGCTAGCTCACCTGCGTACCCACACAGCCCTTCCTGGGATGGTGGACAGTAAGCTGTTGTCAGCCTACCCATCATCGGTTTCATCAACAGCCTCTTGCCACCTCCACCTGCCCCCACCCAGCAGCCCAGGTACCCTGCCCAGCTCCTTCTCCCTAAGAGGCTCCCCTGGCTTAGGCCTGGCCCGCTACCACCCCTATGGCAAATCCCACCTGCATGGAGCCCCAGGGCTTCCCATGCCATCCTTACCCTCCTCCTCAGCCTATTACTCCCCCTACGCCCTCTACAGTCAGAGACTGGGCTCAGCCTCAGCCCTTGGATACCAGTGA